One window of Papaver somniferum cultivar HN1 chromosome 9, ASM357369v1, whole genome shotgun sequence genomic DNA carries:
- the LOC113313244 gene encoding uncharacterized protein LOC113313244: MAEWGGSVKIDAVPMFRQLQKRFQLVPDDYRLQIYNRRERVDQAVFRTKGPSPASSYFLVELYPRNLFLDFTSHGPNVDFRLDNEELNRALSEVTKREAHGPERPIYIFLQYQKPKMSFLKMVANDTDCPHCTPTDKQPVLDYYEAALADMPNRFLELNEIETMYHCLKEAENCCKVAQVVFRDDQCEVAFGPG; this comes from the exons ATGGCTGAGTGGGGAGGAAGTGTCAAGATTGATGCTGTTCCCATGTTTCGTCAATTGCAGAAAAGATTCCAATTGGTGCCTGATGACTATAGACTGCAGATCTATAACAGAAGAGAACGTGTCGATCAGGCAGTCTTCAGGACAAAAGGACCTTCACCTGCTTCATCTTATTTTCTTGTGGAGTTGTATCCCAGGAATCTTTTCTTGGATTTTACATCACACGGACCCAATGTTGACTTTCGTTTGGACAATGAGGAGCTGAACAGAGCATTGTCAGAAGTTACCAAGAGAGAAGCGCATGGACCCGAAAGGCCAATATACATCTTCCTTCAATACCAGAAACCTAAGATGTCATTCCTCAAAATG GTAGCAAATGATACAGATTGCCCACACTGCACACCCACAGATAAACAGCCTGTTCTGGATTACTATGAGGCGGCACTTGCAGATATGCCTAACCGGTTTCTGGAACTAAACGAGATTGAAACGATGTATCATTGTTTAAAGGAAGCTGAGAATTGCTGCAAGGTTGCTCAAGTGGTTTTTCGGGACGATCAATGTGAGGTTGCATTTGGACCTGGTTAA
- the LOC113314452 gene encoding uncharacterized protein LOC113314452 yields the protein MSDGLTKFRIGISIVFAITLLILFFQLCYVLWRRRLHRRQHLTAGGESDINSTIETNGSSTPYYSKELLYFFCWKNQAGIDLPVFPSSTTGDSTNTDHEPAESDDHELDVSKLQELYGLFTIKEDKEEFVYLSDHDNLGDDRSVSSVENMERASLGRSSDDDDDDECDSMVAIVIHDEEEDIESSTPYSTPCNSPPYYTPSPSPSRDDNHDETDQV from the coding sequence ATGAGTGATGGTTTAACAAAATTTCGTATAGGAATATCTATAGTTTTCGCTATCACGCTCTTAATATTGTTCTTTCAGCTCTGTTACGTTTTATGGCGTCGCAGATTACACCGGAGACAACATCTGACCGCCGGTGGTGAGTCAGATATCAACAGTACCATCGAAACCAATGGTAGCAGTACTCCTTATTATTCCAAGGAGcttctttacttcttttgttggaaaAATCAAGCAGGAATTGATCTACCGGTGTTTCCTTCTTCAACTACTGGAGATAGCACTAATACTGATCATGAGCCGGCTGAGTCTGATGATCATGAGTTAGATGTATCAAAACTGCAGGAACTGTACGGGTTGTTTACGATcaaagaagacaaagaagaatttGTGTACTTGTCTGATCATGATAATCTTGGTGATGATCGATCTGTTTCTTCTGTAGAAAACATGGAAAGGGCTTCTTTAGGGAGgagttctgatgatgatgatgatgatgagtgtgATTCAATGGTGGCTATAGTGAtccatgatgaagaagaagatatagaaAGTAGTACTCCTTATTCAACTCCTTGTAATTCACCTCCTTACTACACTCCATCTCCGTCTCCTTCCCGTGATGATAATCATGATGAAACTGATCAAGTTTAG
- the LOC113311499 gene encoding uncharacterized protein LOC113311499 yields the protein MSPLFVEIHGTIPAAEGDLRIIIEKHARLEEIQRENPRAQAQRPSRTNSTEQSSGSKRDGSEERPTEDRRERRDDRRRDDRKFEDQVYTKMNASYARILREIKRWENLDWPWSKGNQPPRSEKSKEYCEYHFFNGHHTEKCKNLKMMIQKLIDAGDLKQYVQKVGTEDKAKRRKRLRKQFEDYCEFYKIDGVEVDEQEHCMDEPITFDAEDIEEDMEDHNDPLVLTLPVAGCNIKKILIDWGSSVNVLFYDTFKRIELNDEKMMSSYYTIYGPIYGFNGAVTKPLGDIVLQVDVGPMKVDTRFSVVDALSPYNAIIGRRWVHKLKGVAATYYQSLRFPTPQGVMEIKGDQATAREFQALQNRLNNEQDEKLKSRRDRNKEAAKEKAIDAYLEEIYGRILSKENIIGNT from the exons ATGAGCCCCCTATTTGTCGAAATCCACGGTACCATCCCTGCTGCTGAGGGAGACCTTCGAATAATCATAGAAAAACATGCCAGACTAGAGGAAATTCAGCGAGAAAACCCCAGAGCTCAAGCCCAGAGGCCCTCGCGGACCAACTCAACAGAACAATCTAGTGGATCCAAGAGGGATGGTTCAGAAGAACGACCCACCGAAGATAGGAGGGAGCGAAGAGATGATCGTAGACGTGATGATaggaaattcgaagatcaagtttacacaaagATGAACGCCAGCTATGCGCGCATCTTAAGAGAGATCAAGAGGTGGGAAAACCttgattggccatggtccaaaggAAATCAACCTCCAAGATCGGAGAAGTCGAAAgaatactgtgaatatcactTTTTCAATGGCCATCATACCGAGAagtgcaagaatctcaagatgatgatccaaaagttgattgaCGCAGGAGATCTTAAGCAGTATGTACAGAAGGTTGGCACCGAAGACAAGGCTAAACGAA GGAAAAGGTTAAGGAAGCAATTTGAAGACTATTGTGAGTTTTACAAAATCGATGGGGTGGAAGTAGACGAACAAGAGCACTGTATGGACGAGCCTATAACCTTCGATGCTGAGGATATCGAGGAAGACATGGAGGATCACAACGACCCCCTGGTACTCACGCTGCCAGTAGCGGGATGCAatatcaaaaagatcctcattgACTGGGGAAGCTCAGTTAATGTTCTATTTTACGACACATTCAAACGAATAGAGCTTAACGATGAGAAGATGATGTCTTCGTACTATACTATCTACgg gcctatctACGGGTTTAATGGGGCAGTAACGAAGCCACTAGGAGACATCGTTCTACAAGTGGATGTAGGACCAATGAAGGTAGATACTCGATTCAGTGTTGTAGATGCTCTGTCGCCCTATAACGCCATCATTGGCCGTAGATGGGTGCACAAACTCAAAGGGGTGGCGGCTACTTATTACCAAtccctcagatttccaacaccccaAGGGGTAATGGAAATAAAAGGAGATCAGGCTACTGCACGAGAATTCCAGGCTTTGCAAAATCGACTCAATAACGAGCAAGATGAGAAGCTGAAATCCCGAAGAGATCGAAACAAAGAAGCTGCAAAGGAAAAAGCAATTGATGCCTATCTGGAAGAAATTTATGGAAGAATCCTCTCAAAGGAGAATATAATTGGAAACACATAG